TATTATTTTTTCCTTTAACAGAGCTATGACGGAAATAGTAAATACATCATGTGAACACGGACCATCCTGTCCTATGTGGGGAACAATCGATTTTCAGACCAATGTGAGCATTGCGATAATGAGCTTTGTAATAATAATAGGAATATATCTTATCTTTTTTGGAAAAGAAGAAAGAATTGTATCCGAAGAAGAAATAAAGGATACATCTATTAAAAAAGAAGCGTATGAACAGATCATGAAATCCTTAAATG
This portion of the Methanofastidiosum sp. genome encodes:
- a CDS encoding MarR family transcriptional regulator, whose protein sequence is MRNRIVGVLIIFVSLLMGFIIFSFNRAMTEIVNTSCEHGPSCPMWGTIDFQTNVSIAIMSFVIIIGIYLIFFGKEERIVSEEEIKDTSIKKEAYEQIMKSLNDEEKTILESIIEANGTIFQSSLTDKTSFNKVKVTRILDKLEGRGIIERRRRGMTNVVILKH